The following proteins come from a genomic window of Sphingobium cloacae:
- a CDS encoding TonB-dependent siderophore receptor yields the protein MRDGSLQIAFEPADVDGRTSSTVSGSMSAGEALSRLLTGTGLTFRYVTTGSVVLERAPQSSGGAIELGPVRVEGAGEQQRYVAAPYSATGPARGYAASRSEAGTKTDTTMLENPQSVSIVTSEQMAARAVTNIGDALAYTAGALDTFGGSDPRWSFVFTRGFSTMGNVYLDGTRIADGFFGSARVEPYGLERIELLKGPASMLYGQSPPGGLLNQVTKRPQAQASHEINLTLGNFDRYQGSFDTTGPIDEDGTFLYRLTGLVRNSGTQIDHIGDDRYYIAPAFTWAPSTETSFTLLTHFQREDLGPQAVPYPAEGTLYRSDVFGQIPRDLFIGEPAYNRYLKNQYSIGYNFEQKLGSAVTFRQNVRFLANDLDYRTLNGYGLLADGHSIDRGSVSSQERMRSLVADNNLQILFGTGPITHQLLVGADYRWSRLSYEYGSADVTPFDLLNPVYGLKIDPPAPRLKTTVSLQQLGVYAQDQIKFDRLVLTLGGRFDWADDKTRDRLDGTTSTEKYHAFTGRAGLNYVFDNGIAPYVSYSSSFEPITGTYAPERGGARFKPTRGEQYEAGVKYQPMGSGSYLTASVYQLTQKNVVTDDPLYQDFSVQTGEIRVRGIELEGLVTLTQGLNLAASATRMDTKVTQSNTGTQGNRLNRAPKTMANAWLDYTFQKGSLSGFGLGAGVRYVASRFGNITNTVLLPSYTVFDGALHYDLDKWRVQLNANNLFDKRYVAICTSPDNCVYGASRTIVATLGYRF from the coding sequence ATGCGAGATGGAAGCCTGCAGATTGCATTCGAGCCCGCCGATGTCGACGGACGGACATCTTCGACTGTCTCGGGCAGCATGAGCGCTGGCGAAGCTCTCTCGCGCCTGCTCACCGGCACCGGTCTCACCTTCCGCTACGTCACCACCGGCTCGGTGGTCCTGGAGCGAGCGCCCCAATCGAGCGGCGGCGCGATCGAACTCGGGCCGGTCCGGGTCGAAGGCGCAGGCGAGCAGCAGCGTTATGTCGCGGCGCCCTATAGCGCGACCGGGCCAGCCCGCGGTTATGCGGCTTCGCGCAGCGAGGCCGGCACCAAGACCGACACGACGATGCTCGAGAACCCGCAATCGGTCTCGATCGTCACCAGCGAGCAGATGGCGGCGCGCGCCGTTACCAATATCGGCGATGCTCTGGCCTACACGGCCGGCGCGCTCGACACGTTCGGTGGCAGCGATCCGCGCTGGAGCTTCGTCTTCACCCGCGGCTTCTCGACCATGGGCAACGTCTATCTCGACGGCACCCGCATCGCGGACGGCTTCTTCGGCTCGGCACGCGTTGAGCCCTACGGCCTGGAACGGATCGAGCTGCTTAAAGGGCCAGCCTCCATGCTCTACGGGCAAAGCCCCCCAGGCGGTCTGCTCAACCAGGTCACGAAGCGCCCGCAGGCGCAGGCATCGCACGAAATCAATCTGACGCTGGGCAATTTCGACCGCTACCAGGGATCGTTCGACACCACCGGTCCGATCGATGAGGACGGCACGTTCCTCTATCGTCTTACCGGCCTTGTCCGGAACAGCGGCACCCAGATCGACCATATCGGCGATGACCGTTACTACATCGCGCCAGCCTTCACCTGGGCGCCGTCTACCGAAACCTCATTTACCCTGCTCACGCATTTCCAACGCGAGGATCTGGGGCCCCAGGCTGTCCCGTATCCGGCCGAGGGCACGCTTTATCGCAGCGATGTCTTCGGCCAGATCCCGCGCGACCTGTTCATCGGCGAGCCCGCTTACAACCGCTATCTGAAGAACCAATATTCGATCGGCTACAATTTCGAGCAGAAGCTGGGGAGCGCCGTCACTTTCCGGCAGAATGTCCGGTTCCTCGCCAACGATCTCGATTACCGCACGTTGAACGGCTACGGTCTTCTCGCAGACGGACACAGCATCGATCGCGGCTCCGTGTCGTCGCAGGAGCGGATGCGCTCGCTCGTCGCCGACAACAACCTCCAGATCCTGTTCGGGACGGGCCCCATCACGCACCAGCTTTTGGTCGGCGCGGACTATCGTTGGTCACGGCTCAGCTATGAATATGGCAGCGCGGACGTGACGCCGTTCGATCTTCTCAACCCGGTTTATGGGCTGAAGATCGACCCGCCCGCTCCGCGCCTGAAGACGACGGTCAGCCTGCAGCAATTGGGCGTCTATGCGCAGGACCAGATCAAGTTCGACCGGCTCGTCCTGACGCTCGGCGGCCGCTTCGACTGGGCCGACGACAAGACGCGCGACCGGCTCGACGGCACCACCTCGACCGAAAAATATCACGCCTTCACGGGGCGCGCCGGCCTCAACTATGTCTTCGACAACGGCATTGCGCCCTATGTCAGCTATTCGAGCTCGTTCGAGCCGATCACCGGCACGTACGCGCCAGAGCGTGGCGGGGCGCGGTTCAAGCCCACGCGCGGCGAACAATATGAGGCCGGCGTCAAATATCAGCCAATGGGTTCGGGCAGTTATCTGACGGCGTCGGTCTATCAGCTCACGCAGAAGAATGTCGTCACCGATGACCCCCTCTACCAGGACTTTAGCGTCCAGACCGGCGAAATCCGCGTTCGCGGCATTGAGCTGGAAGGGCTTGTCACGCTGACCCAGGGCCTCAACCTCGCCGCATCGGCGACGCGGATGGATACGAAGGTCACCCAGAGCAATACCGGCACGCAGGGCAACCGGCTCAATCGCGCGCCCAAGACGATGGCGAACGCTTGGCTCGACTACACCTTCCAGAAGGGTTCGTTGTCCGGCTTCGGCCTGGGCGCTGGCGTCCGCTATGTCGCGTCGCGCTTCGGCAACATCACCAACACCGTCCTGTTGCCGTCCTACACCGTCTTCGACGGCGCGCTCCACTATGACCTCGACAAATGGCGGGTGCAACTCAATGCGAACAACCTGTTCGACAAGCGCTACGTCGCTATATGCACCAGCCCCGACAATTGCGTCTATGGCGCCAGCCGCACCATCGTCGCGACGCTGGGCTATCGCTTTTAA
- a CDS encoding PepSY-associated TM helix domain-containing protein: MAGFLVLVGLTGSVLVFRPELDRLFNSDLTSVLWSGSSLPIDTLVERIEAAAPGVRVTGLGLERAAGRSVEMRIDSPTGAANLLYADPATGRIVGLRSTEGCCDRRNIMEFIYRLHYTLHGGQAVRTLLGWIAFLWMIDAVVAFFLTLPRGKPFFSKWKTSWRIKSGTRGYRLHLDLHRATGLWLWPILFLLAATGVYFNLRTEIFNPVVTTFTTLAPSPFAARDVAPLPASGISFGSALEVGMRERARAGITGYPLRIDYSPDAAFYAISFGEAEPAGYGNGRIYVDGRTGSVVDIRVPGRGSVGDQIAALQYPIHSGQIIGLPGRLVVFASGIVTALLSVTGVLIWWKKREGRAKPRRART; this comes from the coding sequence ATGGCGGGATTCCTCGTCCTCGTCGGACTGACCGGCTCCGTGCTCGTATTCCGGCCTGAGCTGGACAGACTCTTTAACTCGGATCTTACGAGTGTCTTGTGGAGTGGGAGCAGCCTTCCGATCGACACCCTCGTCGAGCGGATAGAGGCGGCCGCACCTGGGGTCAGGGTGACGGGGCTTGGTCTTGAACGGGCGGCTGGTCGATCCGTTGAGATGAGGATCGATTCGCCGACCGGGGCGGCGAATCTGCTCTACGCCGACCCTGCAACTGGCAGGATCGTGGGCCTGCGCAGCACGGAGGGCTGCTGCGATCGCCGTAACATCATGGAGTTCATTTACCGGCTTCATTATACGTTGCACGGCGGCCAGGCGGTCCGCACCCTGCTGGGGTGGATAGCCTTCTTGTGGATGATTGACGCGGTCGTGGCGTTCTTCCTGACCCTGCCGCGCGGCAAGCCATTTTTCTCGAAGTGGAAGACGTCCTGGCGGATCAAGAGCGGGACTCGCGGTTACCGGCTGCACCTTGACCTTCATCGCGCAACAGGCCTGTGGCTCTGGCCGATCCTGTTCCTGCTGGCGGCGACCGGGGTCTATTTCAACTTGCGCACAGAGATATTCAATCCGGTCGTGACCACCTTCACGACTCTCGCGCCTTCGCCTTTCGCGGCGCGCGACGTCGCCCCGCTTCCCGCGTCCGGGATTTCCTTTGGCTCGGCACTCGAGGTCGGGATGCGCGAGCGGGCGAGGGCTGGCATCACCGGGTATCCGCTTCGGATCGATTACAGCCCCGATGCAGCCTTCTATGCGATCAGTTTCGGGGAGGCCGAACCGGCAGGCTATGGCAATGGTCGAATTTACGTCGATGGCCGCACAGGCAGCGTGGTGGACATACGCGTGCCCGGCCGCGGGTCGGTCGGCGACCAGATCGCCGCGCTTCAATATCCGATCCACTCCGGCCAGATTATCGGACTGCCCGGCCGCCTCGTCGTTTTCGCTTCCGGCATCGTGACCGCGCTCCTCTCGGTCACGGGCGTGCTGATCTGGTGGAAGAAGCGGGAAGGTCGCGCCAAACCGAGACGCGCGCGTACATGA
- a CDS encoding energy transducer TonB family protein, giving the protein MLSDQELLVASMDMGNRWPAIPSEPYERSGYRPSANSRWAGLAGTAIIYSLVLVSLLFTASYLAPKHVSSTLTVVNIRDAVPLPKPTPEEEKAPVPPDKPQKVSERPVEPRREEPAPITTPAPIPIQVVPPKTAITPAPEREKTAAEIPPPPRSPLPSKAAPESWEGRVLARLYQYRQYPRMAMVRRQQGVPYIRIVIDRDGKVLSARLERTSGVSELDREAVLLPKRAQPLPKPPADRLGDTIELVVPVEFFIG; this is encoded by the coding sequence ATGCTGTCGGATCAAGAGCTGCTCGTCGCAAGCATGGACATGGGCAACCGATGGCCAGCCATCCCGTCTGAACCATACGAACGATCCGGTTACCGGCCGTCGGCCAACAGCCGGTGGGCCGGACTCGCCGGGACGGCCATAATTTACAGCCTTGTGCTCGTCTCGCTGCTTTTCACCGCCAGCTATCTGGCGCCCAAACACGTTTCTTCCACGCTCACGGTCGTCAACATCCGGGATGCAGTTCCTCTGCCGAAGCCAACGCCCGAGGAGGAGAAGGCGCCTGTCCCACCGGACAAGCCCCAAAAGGTCTCGGAGCGTCCGGTCGAGCCGCGACGCGAAGAGCCTGCGCCGATCACCACACCGGCTCCCATCCCGATACAGGTTGTGCCTCCCAAGACGGCGATAACGCCGGCACCCGAGCGGGAGAAGACTGCCGCGGAGATTCCTCCGCCGCCAAGGTCGCCGCTGCCTTCAAAGGCCGCCCCCGAAAGCTGGGAAGGTCGCGTGCTTGCCCGCCTCTATCAGTATCGCCAATACCCAAGGATGGCGATGGTGCGGCGCCAGCAAGGCGTACCCTATATCCGCATCGTGATCGACCGCGACGGCAAGGTTCTGTCCGCGCGCCTTGAGCGCACCTCGGGTGTGTCGGAACTTGACCGCGAGGCCGTCCTCCTACCGAAGCGGGCCCAGCCTCTGCCCAAACCACCTGCCGACCGTCTAGGCGACACTATTGAACTCGTCGTGCCCGTGGAATTCTTCATCGGCTAG
- a CDS encoding IS481 family transposase, with protein MGQVRHGSATTTHAVRAAIQRSQASLATLSRDLGINPKTVAKWRKRATVEDLKTGPKAPHSTTLSEAEEAMVVAFRRHTLLPLDDCLYALQPSIPHLTRSALHRCLQRHGISRLPDIEGDKPKRQRFKRYPIGFFHIDIAEVQTAEGKLYLFVGIDRTSKFAVTQLVDKADRRTAWEFLEHLLKAVPYRIHTILTDNGIQFAEQPRNRNTAWSRQMRFDMICEANDIEHRLTKPNHPWTNGQVERMNRTIKEATVKRFHYDSHQQLRTHLADFMAAYNFARRLKTLSGLTPYEYIAKIWTSEPERFIVNPIHQMPGLNN; from the coding sequence ATGGGACAGGTACGTCACGGGAGCGCCACGACCACGCACGCCGTCCGAGCAGCAATACAGCGATCGCAAGCTTCGCTCGCGACGCTGAGCCGGGATTTGGGGATCAACCCGAAGACGGTGGCGAAGTGGCGCAAGCGGGCGACGGTCGAGGATTTGAAGACCGGGCCGAAGGCCCCTCATTCCACCACCCTGTCCGAGGCCGAGGAGGCAATGGTTGTGGCGTTCCGTCGACACACGTTGCTGCCGCTCGATGACTGTCTTTATGCCCTGCAACCATCGATCCCGCACCTGACACGATCGGCGCTGCACCGATGCCTGCAGCGACACGGCATCTCTCGCCTGCCCGACATCGAAGGTGACAAGCCAAAGCGACAACGCTTCAAACGCTATCCGATCGGCTTCTTCCACATCGATATTGCCGAAGTGCAAACTGCAGAAGGCAAGCTGTACCTGTTCGTCGGCATCGACCGCACCAGCAAGTTCGCCGTCACGCAACTCGTCGACAAGGCGGATCGCCGAACGGCGTGGGAGTTCCTCGAACACCTGCTGAAAGCGGTGCCCTACCGCATCCACACGATCCTGACGGACAATGGCATCCAGTTCGCCGAGCAGCCGCGCAACCGTAACACCGCATGGTCACGCCAGATGCGCTTCGACATGATCTGCGAGGCAAACGACATCGAGCATCGTCTCACCAAACCGAACCACCCGTGGACCAACGGCCAGGTCGAGCGGATGAACCGGACCATCAAGGAGGCGACCGTCAAACGCTTCCACTACGACAGCCATCAGCAACTCCGGACGCACCTCGCTGACTTCATGGCCGCCTACAACTTCGCCCGAAGGCTCAAAACGCTCAGCGGGCTCACACCCTACGAATACATCGCCAAGATCTGGACGTCAGAGCCAGAACGGTTCATCGTCAACCCAATCCACCAGATGCCGGGACTGAACAACTAG
- a CDS encoding GntR family transcriptional regulator yields MPATGKLARSTTALDVARVLKDRILAGHYTEDEFIRQELIAQELGVSRIPVREALALLEAEGLVIREKFRGAVVPRLSLEEIEEIYSLRGLLEPYLLKEAIERVTPEIIGQLDAIVARSRETADKTEWAGLNVDFHRTLYETADRPIALQMLDKLLVRADRYLKMQRFLSTQTQQESDAEHLRILECIKRGDKQGALDSLGQHIQWNAVDVRRTIGLER; encoded by the coding sequence ATGCCGGCCACCGGGAAACTTGCGCGCAGTACCACCGCTCTGGACGTTGCCCGGGTATTGAAGGACCGAATTCTGGCCGGCCATTATACAGAGGATGAGTTCATCCGCCAGGAGCTGATCGCCCAGGAACTGGGCGTCAGCCGCATTCCGGTGCGTGAGGCGCTGGCTCTGCTGGAGGCGGAGGGGCTCGTCATCCGCGAGAAGTTCCGGGGCGCAGTCGTGCCCCGGCTGTCGCTGGAGGAGATCGAGGAGATATACAGCCTGCGCGGCCTGCTGGAGCCCTATCTGCTCAAGGAAGCGATCGAGCGGGTGACGCCCGAGATTATCGGGCAGCTGGACGCAATCGTGGCGCGGTCGCGCGAAACGGCGGACAAGACCGAATGGGCCGGCCTCAACGTCGATTTCCACCGCACGCTGTACGAAACCGCCGACCGCCCGATCGCGCTCCAGATGCTCGACAAGCTGCTCGTGCGCGCCGACCGCTACCTCAAGATGCAGCGTTTCCTGTCAACCCAGACGCAGCAGGAAAGCGATGCCGAGCATCTGCGCATTCTGGAGTGCATCAAGCGCGGCGACAAGCAGGGCGCGTTGGACAGCCTGGGGCAGCATATCCAGTGGAATGCTGTCGACGTGCGCCGCACCATCGGCCTAGAGCGGTAA
- a CDS encoding metal-dependent hydrolase family protein — translation MIIFANCRLIDGTSDAVRPDCHVLVEGNRIKEVSDTPISAEGARVIDLAGRTLMPGLIDAHVHVYSIHLNAAREHGMPHTLMMAHASHRVRDMLMRGFTTVRDVAGGDWGMKTAIESGLVLGPRLFVSGRALSQTGGHGDHRYRTDDTLPCACTSVHDLMSQIVDGPDKVRVAVRNELRKGADHIKIMVSGGVGSPHDALENTQYSMEEIRIAVDEAAAKGTYVAAHSYTALTTRRAVECGVRTIEHGNFVDAETARFMAEKGAFMVPTLICYRESADNADEYRLRPEVKRKLAEVNAAGVQMLEICRDAGVTMGFGTDLMGEMITAQTKEFALRADVLPAMDIIKSATSVNAEILNQSGQLGCTAPGALADLLVVDGDPVADISLLSEKQNAILAIMKDGRFCKDALW, via the coding sequence ATGATTATCTTCGCCAATTGCCGCCTGATCGACGGCACGTCGGACGCGGTCCGGCCCGATTGCCACGTCCTGGTGGAGGGCAACCGGATCAAGGAAGTGTCGGACACTCCGATCAGCGCGGAGGGCGCGCGGGTGATCGACCTGGCTGGCCGTACCCTGATGCCCGGCCTCATCGACGCACATGTCCATGTCTATTCGATCCACCTCAATGCGGCGCGCGAACATGGCATGCCGCACACGCTAATGATGGCGCATGCCAGCCATCGCGTGCGCGACATGCTGATGCGCGGCTTCACCACTGTGCGCGACGTCGCTGGCGGCGACTGGGGCATGAAGACCGCGATCGAAAGCGGCCTTGTGCTCGGCCCGCGCCTGTTCGTGTCGGGGCGCGCGCTCAGCCAGACCGGCGGGCATGGCGACCATCGCTATCGCACCGACGACACGCTGCCTTGCGCCTGCACGTCGGTCCACGACCTGATGAGCCAGATCGTCGACGGGCCGGACAAGGTGCGCGTGGCCGTGCGCAACGAGCTGCGCAAGGGCGCAGACCATATCAAGATCATGGTATCGGGCGGCGTCGGCAGCCCCCATGACGCGCTGGAAAACACGCAATATTCCATGGAGGAAATCCGCATCGCGGTGGATGAGGCGGCGGCCAAGGGCACTTATGTCGCGGCCCACAGCTATACGGCGCTGACCACCCGGCGGGCGGTCGAATGCGGCGTTCGCACGATCGAGCATGGCAATTTCGTCGATGCGGAGACCGCGCGATTCATGGCGGAAAAGGGCGCCTTCATGGTCCCGACCCTGATCTGCTACCGCGAATCCGCCGACAATGCCGACGAATATCGCCTGCGCCCCGAGGTAAAGCGCAAGCTGGCCGAGGTGAACGCCGCCGGCGTTCAGATGTTGGAAATCTGCCGCGACGCGGGCGTCACCATGGGCTTCGGCACCGACCTGATGGGCGAGATGATCACCGCGCAGACCAAGGAGTTCGCGTTGCGCGCCGACGTCCTGCCGGCCATGGACATCATCAAGTCCGCGACCAGCGTGAATGCGGAAATCCTGAACCAGTCCGGCCAGCTCGGCTGCACCGCGCCGGGCGCGCTGGCCGACCTGCTGGTGGTGGACGGCGATCCCGTGGCCGACATCTCGCTGCTCAGCGAGAAGCAGAATGCGATCCTGGCGATCATGAAGGATGGCCGCTTCTGCAAGGACGCGCTATGGTAA
- a CDS encoding MFS transporter — translation MPAVPPVASATGQPRKGKDFTAMQWLALLVVVCSAFSSQMVMPLWVGAVIDDLHLSEAAAGRIGSFEFMAVAAVSLLVAFRIQRFPTRLTATVGIMLLVAGNLASAFATGEGALITARMLCGLGKGFVVAIAFSLAAGSSRPTRAFALLNIVYALFSAAFYLAIPYAISWDGAAGVFTAMAAVAVIGALFMVRFPADRLTSSELTGLRLRSLPGFGFLAFAALIILWSGHNVIWTFIERIGVRDGMDVTQIGVVLSLSAFLTVAGPSLVRLLDTRLGYGVPMVGAILLKILAVFAIGYLVSDRAFMLAVPAFMLLSLFITPYVMGILSLADPAGRLAAASSAAMTAGSSMGAWIGGATLQAMGWNGLTWASFLHFLVFTLIILGVAPLANRYGRLAAAG, via the coding sequence ATGCCGGCCGTCCCGCCCGTCGCCTCCGCCACCGGCCAGCCGCGCAAGGGGAAGGATTTCACGGCGATGCAGTGGCTTGCGCTGCTGGTCGTGGTGTGCAGCGCCTTTTCCTCGCAGATGGTGATGCCGCTGTGGGTAGGCGCGGTGATCGACGACCTCCATCTGTCGGAGGCGGCGGCGGGACGGATCGGCTCATTCGAATTCATGGCGGTGGCGGCGGTTTCGCTGCTGGTGGCCTTCCGAATCCAGCGCTTTCCCACGCGGCTGACCGCCACGGTCGGCATCATGCTGCTGGTGGCGGGCAATTTGGCGTCCGCCTTCGCCACGGGCGAGGGCGCGCTGATCACCGCGCGTATGCTCTGCGGCCTGGGCAAGGGCTTTGTCGTCGCCATCGCCTTCAGTCTGGCGGCTGGGTCGTCGCGCCCCACGCGCGCCTTCGCGCTGCTCAACATCGTCTATGCCCTGTTCTCGGCAGCCTTCTATCTCGCCATTCCCTATGCCATCAGTTGGGATGGGGCCGCGGGCGTGTTCACGGCCATGGCAGCAGTCGCGGTCATCGGCGCGCTCTTCATGGTCCGCTTTCCGGCCGACCGGCTGACCTCCAGCGAGTTGACCGGCCTGCGCCTACGGTCGCTGCCGGGCTTCGGTTTTCTTGCCTTCGCCGCGCTCATCATCTTGTGGTCGGGCCATAATGTTATCTGGACCTTCATAGAGCGAATCGGCGTGCGCGACGGCATGGACGTGACGCAGATCGGCGTCGTCCTGTCGCTGTCGGCCTTCCTGACGGTCGCGGGCCCCAGCCTCGTCCGCCTGCTCGACACGCGGCTGGGCTATGGCGTGCCCATGGTCGGTGCGATCCTGCTCAAGATATTGGCGGTGTTCGCCATCGGTTATTTGGTCAGCGACCGCGCCTTCATGCTTGCCGTGCCGGCCTTCATGCTGCTCTCGCTGTTCATCACGCCCTATGTGATGGGCATATTGTCGCTGGCCGATCCGGCCGGTCGGCTGGCCGCCGCGTCGTCGGCAGCGATGACGGCAGGCAGTTCGATGGGTGCGTGGATCGGTGGCGCTACCCTTCAGGCGATGGGCTGGAACGGCCTGACCTGGGCGTCTTTCCTTCATTTTCTCGTCTTCACCCTCATCATCCTGGGCGTGGCACCGCTGGCCAATCGCTACGGCCGCCTTGCCGCCGCCGGATGA
- a CDS encoding hydantoinase B/oxoprolinase family protein, translated as MSITPDPITSEVVRNAYNAIADDMSAMIARSAYSPIIYEAHDYGIALFDRHARLLGQYAGLPLFTGGLDAGLRATIERYGLSDMRAGDVFTVNDTYITGGHLNDVDVIGVIAEGEEILGFIAIRAHWADIGTAEPGFPVNSRNIFQEGVRWGPTRIMQGGEWVWDVIDLLCLNSRVPKTLMGDLKAQIAAIRLGNERMTWLKQRFGQEVLEACATQIFDATDGKFRAFIRSIPDGVYTAQGVSDDDGVTDDPVLSKVTVTIAGDRMMVDTAGSSPQRAGNLNTGYANTVSAVRLALALLFPASEPDINDGSFRAIEVLAEPGSIYAAEAPAPCMRPHPVMLLIDLIIKSLSDVLPDHVAAGLPGDSWNIFLMGVNPATGKRFTSGEALDGGWGASAQGDGPSAIIHSAAGDFRNMPVETLEHRTPVRVNRLELGRDSGGAGRFRGGQNVVKEYEALTDMTVTLHFDRSKTPEWGLFGGEDGAPSKVTVYNEDKPEGFIVRKVEQLPLRTGDRFVAETGGGGGYGPLSERSAEALAADIADGIISRAA; from the coding sequence ATGAGCATCACCCCGGACCCCATCACCAGTGAAGTTGTCCGCAACGCCTATAATGCGATCGCCGACGACATGAGCGCTATGATCGCCCGATCGGCCTATTCGCCGATCATCTACGAAGCGCATGACTATGGCATCGCCCTGTTCGACCGCCATGCCCGGCTGCTGGGCCAATATGCCGGCCTGCCGTTGTTCACCGGCGGGCTGGATGCGGGCCTACGCGCCACGATCGAGCGCTATGGCCTGTCCGACATGCGGGCGGGCGACGTCTTCACCGTCAACGACACCTATATCACCGGCGGCCACCTCAACGATGTCGACGTGATCGGCGTGATCGCCGAGGGCGAGGAGATACTGGGCTTCATCGCCATCCGCGCGCACTGGGCCGACATCGGCACGGCGGAACCCGGCTTCCCGGTGAACAGCCGCAACATCTTCCAGGAAGGTGTACGCTGGGGGCCGACCCGCATCATGCAGGGCGGCGAATGGGTGTGGGACGTCATCGATCTGCTGTGCCTCAACAGCCGCGTGCCCAAGACGCTGATGGGCGATCTCAAGGCGCAGATCGCCGCCATTCGCCTGGGCAACGAACGCATGACCTGGCTCAAGCAGCGCTTCGGGCAGGAGGTGCTGGAGGCTTGCGCGACGCAGATCTTCGACGCGACCGACGGCAAGTTCCGCGCCTTCATCCGCTCCATTCCCGATGGCGTCTATACCGCGCAGGGCGTGTCAGATGACGACGGCGTCACCGACGATCCAGTCCTGTCGAAAGTCACCGTGACGATCGCCGGCGACCGGATGATGGTCGACACCGCGGGCTCCTCGCCGCAGCGCGCGGGCAATCTCAACACCGGCTATGCCAATACGGTTTCGGCCGTGCGGCTGGCGCTGGCGCTGCTGTTCCCGGCGAGCGAGCCCGACATCAACGACGGCAGCTTCCGCGCGATCGAGGTGCTGGCCGAGCCCGGTTCGATCTACGCCGCCGAAGCGCCCGCGCCCTGCATGCGGCCGCATCCGGTGATGCTGCTGATCGACCTCATCATCAAGTCGCTGAGCGACGTGCTGCCGGACCATGTCGCGGCGGGCCTGCCGGGTGACAGCTGGAACATCTTCCTGATGGGCGTGAACCCCGCGACGGGCAAGCGCTTCACCAGCGGCGAGGCGCTTGACGGCGGCTGGGGCGCAAGCGCGCAGGGCGATGGGCCGAGCGCGATCATCCACAGCGCGGCGGGCGACTTCCGCAACATGCCGGTCGAAACGCTGGAGCATCGCACGCCCGTGCGCGTCAACCGGCTGGAACTGGGCCGCGACAGCGGCGGCGCCGGCCGCTTCCGGGGCGGGCAGAATGTCGTCAAGGAATATGAGGCGCTGACCGACATGACCGTGACGCTGCACTTCGATCGGTCGAAGACGCCCGAATGGGGCCTGTTCGGCGGCGAGGACGGCGCACCGTCGAAGGTGACGGTCTATAATGAAGACAAGCCCGAAGGCTTCATCGTCCGCAAGGTCGAGCAGTTGCCGCTGCGTACGGGCGACCGCTTCGTGGCGGAAACCGGCGGCGGTGGCGGCTATGGCCCGTTGAGCGAACGTTCGGCCGAGGCGTTGGCGGCGGATATAGCCGACGGCATCATCAGCCGGGCGGCCTGA